Proteins co-encoded in one Arthrobacter globiformis genomic window:
- a CDS encoding GNAT family N-acetyltransferase, with product MSLDSGSAAIIQLAWARRLGLDDGAFARALETGERITRVDDSAHSVEFVRLFGSSALVGPQWALDAAAGISDEEMAQHVTLLTITRRHGGHGQGSAALFFADDLPLLQPAEELTVSHGNPEAVELEGLCPPDDVNEVGLSDLENRYTIIHDDEGQRVPVACGAYAEWEGILAHMGVLVAPEWRRRGLGSLAASVAAHEALASGLTLQWRTDVSNKGSLATARSLGFSTGGIQTSVLLGQTR from the coding sequence ATGAGTCTTGACTCCGGATCCGCCGCCATCATCCAGCTTGCCTGGGCGCGCCGTCTGGGGCTCGACGACGGCGCTTTCGCCCGCGCGCTGGAAACCGGCGAGCGGATCACCAGGGTTGACGACTCTGCGCACTCGGTCGAGTTCGTGCGCCTGTTCGGCAGTTCGGCCCTGGTGGGTCCACAGTGGGCGTTAGACGCCGCGGCCGGCATCTCCGATGAGGAGATGGCCCAGCACGTCACCCTGCTGACCATCACCCGCAGGCACGGCGGCCACGGCCAGGGCTCCGCCGCGCTCTTCTTCGCCGACGACCTGCCGCTGCTGCAGCCCGCGGAGGAGCTGACAGTGTCGCACGGCAACCCGGAGGCGGTCGAACTTGAGGGCCTGTGCCCGCCCGATGACGTGAACGAGGTGGGCCTGTCCGACCTCGAGAACCGGTACACCATCATTCACGACGACGAGGGGCAGCGGGTGCCGGTGGCGTGCGGCGCCTACGCCGAATGGGAAGGCATCCTGGCCCACATGGGCGTTCTCGTGGCCCCCGAGTGGCGGCGCCGCGGACTGGGATCGCTCGCGGCCTCGGTGGCGGCCCACGAAGCCTTGGCCTCCGGGCTGACCCTGCAGTGGCGCACCGACGTCAGCAACAAGGGATCACTGGCCACGGCACGCAGCCTGGGCTTTTCCACCGGCGGCATCCAAACCAGCGTGCTGCTCGGCCAAACGCGCTAG
- a CDS encoding DHA2 family efflux MFS transporter permease subunit: MENVNRPWPALWSLVIGFFMILIDTTIVSVANPRIMEGLDTDINAVIWVTSAYLLAYAVPLLITGRLGDRFGPKRLYLSGLVVFTLASLWCGLSGTVGMLIAARVLQGLGAALMTPQTMAVITRIFPPDRRGAAMGLWGATAGVATLVGPILGGVLVDGLGWEWIFFINVPIGIVGFILAWRLVPSLTTHPHRFDIPGVVLSAVGLFLLVFGLQEGETYNWGAITGPVTVWGLIISGIVVLALFVGWQAVNKGEPLLPLSLFKDRNFSLANIGITTVGFTVTAFGLPLIFYYQMVRGMTPTQSALMMVPMALISGGLAPVVGRIIDRVNPKYITSGGLLLMAVALFWNSALMHPDTPVWLFLLPSAVLGFANAGIWAPLSSTATRNLPPRQAGAGAGVYNTTRQIGAVLGSAAIAVLMQARLAAELPAAPGGTPEAGGEAGGFGGQLPPALHDGFATAMGQSIMLPAAVIVLGAAVALFFARPKAVQGWGGHQPAAGQDAEATTR, translated from the coding sequence TTGGAGAACGTCAACAGGCCCTGGCCTGCGCTCTGGTCCCTCGTCATCGGGTTCTTCATGATCCTGATCGACACAACGATCGTTTCGGTGGCAAACCCGCGCATCATGGAGGGGCTGGATACGGACATCAACGCCGTCATCTGGGTCACCAGCGCCTATCTTCTGGCGTATGCGGTTCCGCTGCTGATCACCGGCAGGCTCGGCGACAGGTTCGGACCCAAGCGGCTGTACCTCTCAGGCCTCGTGGTGTTCACCCTCGCGTCGCTGTGGTGCGGGCTGTCCGGCACCGTGGGGATGCTCATCGCCGCCCGCGTCCTGCAGGGCCTCGGCGCCGCCCTGATGACGCCCCAGACCATGGCTGTGATCACGCGAATCTTCCCGCCGGACCGGCGCGGCGCCGCCATGGGCCTGTGGGGAGCCACGGCCGGCGTGGCAACGCTGGTGGGTCCCATCCTCGGCGGCGTGCTGGTGGACGGTCTCGGCTGGGAGTGGATCTTCTTCATCAACGTCCCCATCGGGATCGTGGGCTTCATCCTCGCCTGGCGCCTGGTTCCATCCCTCACCACCCACCCGCACAGGTTCGACATCCCCGGCGTGGTGCTCAGCGCCGTCGGGCTTTTCCTGCTCGTCTTCGGCCTCCAGGAAGGTGAGACGTACAACTGGGGCGCCATCACGGGCCCCGTGACGGTCTGGGGCCTGATCATCAGCGGAATCGTGGTGCTCGCGCTGTTCGTTGGCTGGCAGGCGGTCAACAAAGGCGAGCCGCTGCTCCCGCTTTCCCTGTTCAAGGACCGCAACTTCTCGCTGGCCAACATCGGAATCACCACGGTGGGGTTCACGGTCACCGCCTTCGGCCTGCCCCTGATCTTCTACTACCAGATGGTGCGGGGCATGACCCCCACGCAGTCGGCCCTGATGATGGTCCCCATGGCGCTGATTTCCGGCGGCCTGGCACCGGTGGTGGGCCGCATCATCGACCGCGTCAACCCGAAGTACATCACCTCCGGCGGGCTGCTCCTGATGGCGGTGGCGCTGTTCTGGAATTCAGCACTCATGCATCCGGACACCCCGGTGTGGCTGTTCCTGCTGCCCAGCGCGGTGCTCGGCTTCGCTAATGCCGGGATCTGGGCGCCGCTGAGTTCAACGGCCACCCGCAACCTGCCGCCGCGGCAGGCGGGAGCCGGGGCCGGCGTCTACAACACCACTCGCCAGATCGGGGCGGTCCTTGGCAGCGCTGCCATCGCCGTGCTCATGCAGGCCCGGCTCGCCGCGGAACTTCCGGCGGCACCCGGCGGGACGCCCGAGGCCGGCGGTGAGGCCGGCGGCTTTGGGGGCCAGTTGCCTCCCGCCCTTCATGACGGCTTCGCGACGGCGATGGGCCAATCGATCATGCTGCCTGCGGCTGTGATTGTGCTCGGCGCCGCGGTGGCCCTGTTCTTCGCCCGGCCCAAGGCGGTCCAGGGCTGGGGCGGGCACCAGCCCGCCGCCGGCCAGGACGCAGAGGCGACGACGCGCTAG
- a CDS encoding ankyrin repeat domain-containing protein, giving the protein MTDSTAPDEETLALAHTLFDAARNGDIELLRSYLNAGAPATLTNSAGDSLLMLAAYHGHAETVQLILHHGGDANAANDRGQTPLAGAVFKGYSDVARVLLDAGADPDAGTPSARAAAQMFARADILELLG; this is encoded by the coding sequence ATGACAGACTCCACCGCGCCCGATGAGGAAACCCTCGCGCTGGCGCACACCCTTTTCGACGCCGCCCGCAATGGCGACATCGAGCTGCTGCGCAGCTACCTCAACGCCGGTGCCCCGGCCACGCTGACCAACTCCGCCGGCGATTCGCTGCTCATGCTCGCTGCCTACCACGGCCACGCAGAGACAGTGCAGCTCATCCTGCACCACGGTGGTGACGCCAACGCTGCCAACGACCGCGGACAAACCCCGCTGGCCGGTGCCGTCTTCAAGGGCTACTCGGACGTCGCCCGGGTGCTGCTCGATGCGGGAGCAGATCCCGATGCCGGCACCCCCTCTGCGCGTGCCGCCGCCCAGATGTTCGCCCGCGCCGACATCCTGGAATTGCTGGGCTGA
- the ygfZ gene encoding CAF17-like 4Fe-4S cluster assembly/insertion protein YgfZ — MTTKSPMLSRPGAVEAGGADAGVASHYGEPLREQRALADGTAVVDLSHRGVVTVTGPDRLSWLNTLSSQQVTNLQPGESSELLLLSVQGRIEFDARVVDDGGTTWLIVEAAEAGPLAEWLTRMKFMLRVEVADVSAKWAVVGSTKAVPEWSGLLVWQDPWPHVGVGGYSYAVVPEDAHPGAERPWFEYLVPAAELEETVGDRKLAGVLSAEALRVAAWRPRLGAETDDKTIPHELDLLRTAVHLAKGCYKGQETIARVHNLGHPPRRLVFLQLDGSQHTMPAPGSEVRVGERKVGTVTSVAQHYEMGPIALAVIKRSVAPDEILTVMDGEEPYTAAQEVIVAPDAGQVVGRQTGFLRGTHK, encoded by the coding sequence ATGACTACCAAGAGCCCTATGTTGTCGCGCCCTGGCGCCGTTGAAGCGGGCGGCGCCGACGCCGGTGTCGCATCCCACTATGGCGAACCCCTGCGGGAGCAGCGCGCCCTGGCGGACGGAACCGCCGTCGTCGATCTTTCCCACCGCGGCGTGGTGACGGTCACCGGACCGGACCGGCTGAGCTGGCTCAACACGCTGTCCTCCCAGCAGGTCACCAATCTCCAGCCCGGTGAGTCCAGCGAGCTGCTGCTCCTGAGTGTCCAGGGCCGCATCGAGTTCGATGCGCGCGTGGTGGACGACGGCGGGACCACCTGGCTGATCGTCGAGGCCGCCGAAGCGGGTCCCCTGGCCGAGTGGCTGACCAGGATGAAGTTCATGCTCCGCGTCGAGGTCGCGGACGTGTCGGCCAAGTGGGCGGTGGTGGGATCCACCAAGGCTGTGCCCGAATGGTCCGGCCTGCTGGTGTGGCAGGACCCTTGGCCCCACGTCGGCGTGGGCGGCTACTCTTACGCCGTGGTCCCGGAGGACGCCCACCCCGGCGCCGAACGCCCGTGGTTCGAATACCTCGTGCCGGCGGCGGAGCTCGAAGAGACGGTGGGGGACCGAAAGCTCGCAGGCGTCCTCTCCGCCGAAGCCCTGCGCGTCGCCGCCTGGCGTCCGCGGCTCGGCGCTGAAACGGACGACAAGACCATTCCGCACGAACTGGACCTGCTCCGCACCGCCGTGCATCTGGCCAAGGGCTGCTACAAAGGCCAGGAGACGATCGCCCGCGTGCACAACCTTGGCCACCCGCCGCGGCGCCTCGTGTTCCTGCAGCTCGACGGTTCCCAGCACACCATGCCGGCCCCCGGCAGCGAGGTCCGGGTGGGGGAGCGCAAGGTGGGCACCGTGACGTCCGTGGCGCAGCACTACGAGATGGGCCCCATCGCGCTGGCAGTCATCAAGCGTTCGGTCGCCCCGGATGAAATACTGACGGTAATGGACGGGGAGGAACCGTACACAGCCGCGCAGGAAGTGATCGTGGCGCCCGACGCCGGACAGGTCGTCGGAAGGCAGACAGGATTCCTGAGGGGGACCCACAAATGA
- a CDS encoding flavodoxin family protein, protein MDESQPPADYSDLKAVYFNGTLKRSPEKSNTEGLITVSRLIMEKQGVATQVIRTVDHDIASGVYPDMREHGWATDEWPELYPAVKEADIVVVAGPIWLGDNSSQTKKLIERLYAHSGQLNEKGQWAFYPKVGGCLITGNEDGIKHCSMNVLYSLQHIGFTIPPQADAGWIGPVGPGPSYLDEGSGGPESDFTNRNTTFMTWNLLHLARTLKDAGGIPAYGNLPEEWKAGTKFGFENPEYR, encoded by the coding sequence ATGGATGAGTCCCAGCCCCCGGCTGACTACAGCGACCTCAAAGCCGTGTACTTCAACGGCACGCTCAAGCGTTCGCCGGAGAAGAGCAACACCGAGGGCCTGATCACGGTGAGCCGGCTGATCATGGAGAAGCAGGGCGTGGCCACGCAGGTCATCCGGACTGTCGACCACGACATCGCCAGCGGCGTGTACCCGGACATGCGCGAGCATGGCTGGGCAACTGACGAATGGCCGGAGCTGTATCCGGCCGTCAAGGAAGCGGACATCGTGGTGGTGGCCGGACCCATCTGGCTGGGGGACAACTCATCGCAGACCAAGAAGCTCATCGAGCGGCTCTACGCCCATTCGGGCCAGCTCAACGAGAAGGGCCAGTGGGCCTTTTACCCTAAGGTGGGCGGCTGCCTGATCACCGGCAACGAGGACGGCATCAAGCACTGTTCCATGAACGTCCTCTACAGCCTGCAGCACATCGGCTTCACCATCCCGCCGCAGGCCGACGCCGGCTGGATCGGCCCCGTCGGACCAGGACCCAGCTACCTCGATGAGGGCTCGGGCGGCCCGGAGAGCGACTTCACGAACCGGAACACCACGTTCATGACCTGGAACCTCCTGCACCTGGCCCGGACGCTCAAGGACGCCGGCGGAATTCCCGCCTACGGCAACCTTCCGGAAGAATGGAAGGCCGGAACCAAATTTGGTTTCGAAAACCCGGAGTACCGCTAG
- a CDS encoding FABP family protein, protein MPIEIPTDLTPELVPLSWLIGEWEGRGRLGAGDESSEHFLQHVSFTHNGLPYLQYRAESWLTDEDGTKLRPLTVETGFWALERKQLEADSGPGLVPGDIVPVLKSADEVEALRNKDGGFDISVSISHPGGISELYYGQIKGPQIQLSTDMVMRGSHSKDYSAATRIFGLVDGNLLWRWDVATGRPSAPGAAAQPAAEAGNGLEAHASAFLKKVT, encoded by the coding sequence GTGCCTATTGAAATTCCTACAGACCTGACCCCCGAACTGGTTCCCCTCTCCTGGCTCATCGGTGAGTGGGAGGGCCGTGGCCGGCTCGGGGCCGGTGATGAAAGTTCAGAGCACTTCCTGCAGCATGTTTCCTTCACCCACAACGGTCTGCCGTACCTGCAGTACCGTGCGGAAAGCTGGCTCACCGACGAGGACGGGACCAAGCTCCGGCCACTCACAGTTGAGACCGGATTTTGGGCCCTGGAGCGCAAACAGCTGGAGGCCGACAGCGGCCCCGGCCTGGTTCCAGGGGACATCGTGCCCGTGCTTAAGAGTGCCGATGAGGTGGAGGCCCTCCGCAACAAGGATGGCGGCTTCGACATCTCGGTTTCGATCAGTCATCCGGGCGGCATTTCGGAGCTGTACTACGGCCAGATCAAGGGGCCGCAGATCCAGCTCAGCACCGACATGGTGATGCGCGGCAGCCACTCGAAGGACTACAGCGCGGCCACCCGGATCTTCGGGCTGGTCGACGGCAACCTGCTGTGGCGGTGGGACGTGGCCACGGGCCGCCCGTCGGCACCCGGCGCGGCTGCCCAACCGGCTGCTGAGGCTGGCAACGGCCTCGAGGCGCACGCCTCGGCGTTCCTTAAAAAGGTCACCTGA
- a CDS encoding permease has protein sequence MSTPGPAPDVGVPAAAGRTLKSWSIGVIGLVGLATLVASVFRTSDVLLAVAVLFALAIGVGWPHYLEIPAKKTLAAVIGLPGAGSAVAAAFAAAPGYLNWTPGFIALGVTAVFLVQLVRGTGQAQRLESTLGCCVGVLLSCLGSGWIAGARYNGVKEMVLVAGISAAVALLAGLIRWPDRIIAPLGITLAGLAGPLAGLVFSDIAVLPAAVFGVVVGAVLVSFRRLVTLRGAPLNFPAALGMGLAPIAAVGSLAYFIDKLLIS, from the coding sequence ATGAGTACGCCGGGGCCCGCTCCGGACGTGGGTGTTCCGGCCGCTGCAGGCCGGACGCTGAAGTCATGGAGCATCGGGGTCATTGGCCTGGTGGGCCTGGCGACGCTGGTGGCCAGCGTCTTCCGGACTTCCGACGTCCTCCTCGCGGTGGCCGTGCTGTTTGCACTGGCCATCGGCGTCGGCTGGCCGCACTACCTGGAAATCCCCGCCAAGAAAACCCTCGCCGCCGTGATCGGGCTGCCAGGGGCCGGCTCGGCCGTTGCCGCCGCCTTCGCCGCCGCCCCCGGCTACCTCAACTGGACACCCGGCTTCATCGCCCTGGGTGTCACCGCCGTCTTCCTCGTCCAGCTGGTGCGCGGCACCGGCCAGGCGCAGCGCCTCGAGTCGACGCTCGGCTGCTGCGTGGGCGTCCTCCTGTCCTGCCTGGGCTCGGGATGGATCGCCGGGGCCAGGTACAACGGAGTCAAGGAGATGGTGCTGGTGGCCGGCATCAGCGCCGCCGTCGCACTGCTCGCCGGCCTCATCCGCTGGCCGGACCGGATCATTGCGCCCCTGGGCATCACCCTGGCCGGACTGGCCGGCCCCCTCGCCGGCCTCGTGTTCTCCGACATCGCCGTTTTGCCCGCCGCCGTGTTCGGTGTTGTGGTGGGTGCGGTCCTGGTCAGTTTCCGCAGGCTCGTGACACTCCGGGGCGCTCCGCTGAACTTTCCGGCTGCCCTGGGCATGGGGCTGGCACCGATTGCGGCGGTCGGTTCGCTTGCCTACTTCATAGACAAACTACTCATCTCCTGA
- a CDS encoding winged helix-turn-helix transcriptional regulator — translation MSHILLLTNSTGSSVDILPALELLNHRVHILPAEPTALLETDPCDIVLLDARKDLVGARSLTQLLKATGLSAPLVLILTEGGMAAVSSAWAVDDIVLDSAGPAEVEARIRLSVARAVPDQDEAPSEIRAAGVVIDEASYTARVNGAALNLTFKEFELLKYLAQHPGRVFTRQQLLTEVWGYDYYGGTRTVDVHVRRLRAKLGADHENLISTVRNVGYRLTLMRQQEDELTEA, via the coding sequence ATGTCGCACATCCTGTTACTGACCAACAGCACCGGTTCATCGGTGGACATTTTGCCTGCCTTGGAGCTCCTGAACCACCGGGTGCACATCCTCCCCGCCGAGCCCACAGCGCTGCTTGAGACGGACCCCTGCGACATCGTGCTTCTGGACGCGCGCAAAGATCTCGTGGGCGCCCGCTCCCTCACCCAGCTCCTGAAGGCCACCGGCCTGAGCGCACCTCTGGTCCTGATTCTCACCGAAGGCGGCATGGCCGCCGTATCCTCCGCCTGGGCCGTCGATGACATCGTGCTCGACTCCGCCGGCCCTGCCGAAGTGGAGGCCCGGATCCGACTTTCCGTTGCCCGGGCTGTACCGGACCAGGACGAGGCTCCCTCCGAAATCCGGGCCGCCGGCGTCGTTATTGACGAGGCGAGCTACACGGCGCGCGTCAACGGCGCGGCACTGAACCTGACCTTCAAGGAATTCGAACTCCTGAAGTACCTGGCGCAGCACCCGGGCCGGGTTTTCACCCGGCAGCAGCTCCTCACCGAGGTGTGGGGCTACGACTACTACGGCGGCACCCGTACCGTGGACGTCCACGTCCGGCGGCTGCGCGCCAAGCTGGGCGCCGACCACGAGAACCTCATCAGCACGGTGCGCAACGTGGGCTACCGGCTCACGCTCATGCGCCAGCAGGAGGACGAACTCACCGAAGCGTAG
- the mshD gene encoding mycothiol synthase: MSPAHPEKWPVLVIKGGADEDLLRDVRVLLAAAEESDGNPPVSEQTLVTMRAADTGPHTLLTLALYAPDEQSDPATAQDLAGFAVVVEEPDGTGVVEIAVHPSYRNQGVADRLVGTLKSSRGLDGLKAWSHGNHEAAADLAARYGYGPVRELWKMRLTTAAADLPDAGLPDGVSIRAFVPGKDEDAWLAANREAFAHHPEQGSLTRADLQARMDEPWFDPAGFLLAEDRDGRLLGYHWTKVHPQHGTHPAIGEVYVVGVTPAAQGMGLGKALTIAGIRHLQQQGLHAVMLYTDADNTPAVSLYRRLGFTRWDMDVMYGPLEGR; this comes from the coding sequence ATGAGTCCTGCGCACCCGGAGAAATGGCCCGTCCTTGTCATCAAGGGCGGTGCGGATGAAGACCTGCTGCGAGACGTCCGCGTCCTGCTGGCCGCCGCCGAGGAATCGGACGGCAATCCCCCCGTCTCCGAACAGACCCTCGTGACCATGCGCGCGGCGGACACGGGCCCGCACACGCTGCTGACCCTTGCCCTCTACGCGCCCGACGAGCAGTCGGACCCAGCCACGGCACAGGACCTGGCCGGCTTCGCCGTGGTCGTCGAGGAGCCGGACGGGACAGGCGTGGTGGAAATCGCGGTCCACCCCAGCTACCGGAACCAGGGCGTTGCGGACCGGCTCGTTGGCACACTCAAGTCCTCCCGCGGCCTGGACGGGCTCAAGGCCTGGTCGCACGGCAACCATGAGGCAGCGGCGGACCTGGCCGCCCGGTACGGCTACGGACCGGTTCGGGAGCTGTGGAAGATGCGGCTCACCACCGCCGCCGCCGACCTGCCCGACGCCGGCCTTCCGGACGGGGTCTCGATTCGCGCCTTCGTGCCGGGCAAGGATGAGGACGCGTGGCTCGCGGCCAACCGTGAGGCCTTCGCGCACCATCCGGAGCAGGGCTCCCTCACCAGGGCCGACCTGCAGGCCCGGATGGATGAACCCTGGTTCGACCCCGCCGGCTTCCTGCTGGCGGAGGACCGGGACGGGCGGCTCCTCGGCTACCACTGGACCAAAGTGCATCCGCAGCACGGGACCCACCCGGCCATCGGCGAGGTGTACGTCGTGGGTGTCACACCCGCCGCCCAGGGCATGGGGCTGGGCAAGGCGCTGACCATCGCCGGGATCCGGCACCTCCAGCAGCAGGGCCTGCACGCCGTCATGCTGTACACGGATGCGGACAACACTCCGGCTGTCTCGCTGTACCGACGGCTGGGCTTCACGCGCTGGGATATGGACGTCATGTACGGGCCGCTTGAGGGACGCTGA
- a CDS encoding RNA degradosome polyphosphate kinase: MQPESAGTATTEIKVAPARARFGSSEVPASRATQDRIDIPEFAAILEPEGEISPDRFLDRELSWLAFNARVLELAEDPDLYLLERVNFLSIFASNLDEFFMVRVAGLKRRIATGLAVPSPAGLSPVQVLEQIGEAAHRLQQRHAQVYAEQIRPALAYEHIHLMHWDELDDEARHRLSVMFAEKVFPILTPLAVDPAHPFPYISGLSLNLAVVVRNPVSDKELFARVKVPDQLPRLISIDGPRAGSVPGRVARFIALEEVIAVHLDQLFAGMEVLEHHTFRVTRNEDVEVEEDDAENLLQALEKELLRRRFGPPVRLEVTNDINPNIRALLIRELGVEESEVYSVPAPLDLRGLSVIGSIDRADLHYPKHVPHTSRYLNESETSKAANVFAAMRRRDILLHHPYDSFSTSVQAFLEQAAADPKVQAIKQTLYRTSGDSPIVDALIDAAEAGKQVLALVEIKARFDEQANISWARKLEQAGVHVVYGIVGLKTHCKLSLVVRQEVDGLRRYCHIGTGNYHPRTARYYEDLGLLTANEQVGEDLSKLFNQLSGYAPKSTFKRLLVAPRSVRSGLIERIEAEIRNARAGIPARVQIKVNSMVDESIIDSLYRASQAGVQVDVVVRGICSLRPGIPGLSENITVRSVLGRFLEHSRVFAFGNGGDPVVYIGSADMMHRNLDRRVEALVQLSGGEDTAYVLDLMRRYMDPETSSWHLDSDGEWTRHHIGDDGSKLDDVQSWLLASRSRQRAVVRR; this comes from the coding sequence ATGCAACCGGAATCCGCCGGAACAGCCACGACCGAAATCAAGGTGGCCCCTGCGCGCGCCCGGTTCGGTTCCTCCGAAGTGCCGGCCTCCCGCGCAACGCAGGACCGGATCGACATCCCCGAGTTCGCCGCCATCCTGGAACCGGAAGGCGAGATCAGCCCTGACCGATTCCTGGACCGCGAGCTGAGCTGGCTCGCGTTCAATGCCAGGGTTCTCGAACTCGCCGAAGACCCTGACCTGTACCTGCTGGAACGCGTCAACTTCCTGTCGATCTTCGCCTCCAACCTCGACGAATTCTTCATGGTCCGCGTGGCCGGCCTGAAGCGCCGCATCGCCACCGGGCTCGCTGTCCCCTCCCCCGCCGGGCTGAGCCCCGTCCAGGTCCTGGAACAGATCGGCGAGGCAGCCCACCGCCTGCAGCAGCGGCACGCGCAGGTCTACGCGGAGCAGATCCGGCCGGCCTTGGCCTATGAGCACATCCACCTCATGCACTGGGACGAGCTCGACGACGAAGCCCGGCACCGGCTCAGCGTCATGTTCGCGGAGAAAGTCTTCCCCATCCTTACTCCGCTGGCGGTTGACCCCGCCCACCCTTTCCCCTACATCTCGGGCCTTTCCCTGAACCTTGCCGTCGTGGTTCGGAACCCGGTCAGCGACAAGGAGCTGTTCGCTCGCGTCAAGGTGCCGGACCAGCTCCCCCGCCTGATCTCCATCGATGGCCCCCGGGCCGGCTCGGTGCCCGGCCGCGTGGCACGGTTCATCGCCCTCGAGGAAGTCATCGCCGTCCACCTGGACCAGCTCTTCGCCGGCATGGAGGTCCTGGAGCACCACACTTTCCGGGTGACCCGCAACGAGGACGTTGAGGTGGAAGAGGACGACGCCGAGAACCTCCTGCAGGCGCTCGAAAAGGAACTGCTGCGCCGCCGGTTCGGCCCGCCCGTCCGGCTGGAAGTCACCAACGACATCAACCCGAACATCCGCGCTTTGCTGATCCGCGAGCTCGGCGTGGAGGAGTCGGAGGTCTACTCCGTTCCGGCACCCCTGGACCTGCGCGGGCTCTCCGTGATTGGCAGCATTGACCGCGCGGACCTGCACTACCCCAAGCACGTGCCCCACACCTCCCGATACCTGAACGAGTCCGAGACGTCCAAAGCCGCGAACGTCTTCGCCGCCATGCGCCGCCGGGACATTCTTCTGCACCACCCGTACGATTCGTTCTCTACGTCCGTCCAGGCGTTCCTGGAACAGGCTGCGGCGGACCCCAAGGTGCAGGCCATCAAGCAGACCCTGTACCGCACCTCGGGCGACTCCCCCATCGTCGATGCCCTCATCGACGCCGCTGAGGCAGGCAAGCAGGTGCTGGCCCTCGTGGAGATCAAGGCACGTTTCGACGAGCAGGCCAACATTTCCTGGGCCCGCAAGCTGGAGCAGGCCGGTGTCCACGTGGTCTACGGCATCGTGGGCCTGAAGACGCACTGCAAGCTCTCCCTCGTGGTCCGCCAGGAGGTGGACGGGCTGCGCCGCTACTGCCACATCGGAACCGGCAACTACCACCCGCGGACCGCGCGCTACTACGAGGACCTCGGACTCCTGACAGCCAACGAGCAGGTGGGCGAGGACCTCTCCAAGCTGTTCAACCAGCTGTCCGGGTACGCCCCCAAGTCGACCTTCAAGCGGCTCCTGGTGGCACCCCGTTCCGTACGTTCGGGACTGATCGAAAGGATCGAGGCCGAAATCCGCAACGCCCGCGCAGGGATTCCCGCGCGCGTGCAGATCAAGGTCAACTCCATGGTGGATGAGTCCATCATCGATTCCCTGTACCGTGCTTCCCAGGCCGGCGTGCAGGTGGACGTCGTTGTCCGCGGCATCTGCTCGCTGCGCCCCGGCATCCCTGGTCTGAGCGAAAACATCACGGTCCGGTCCGTCCTGGGCCGCTTCCTTGAGCACTCACGCGTTTTCGCCTTCGGCAACGGCGGCGACCCCGTGGTCTACATCGGTTCCGCGGACATGATGCACCGCAACCTGGACCGCCGGGTGGAGGCGCTAGTGCAGCTGTCCGGCGGTGAAGACACCGCCTATGTCCTGGACCTCATGCGCCGGTACATGGACCCCGAGACGTCCAGCTGGCACCTGGACAGCGACGGCGAGTGGACCCGCCACCATATCGGCGATGACGGCAGCAAGCTTGACGATGTCCAATCCTGGCTCCTGGCATCACGCTCCCGGCAGCGCGCCGTCGTCCGGCGGTAG